Within Corynebacterium jeddahense, the genomic segment TTGAAGTGCGTGAACACCGCGCACAGGAGGAGCAGCGGGAGGCAGACCGCGACGATCTTCGCGCGCGTGAGGTCCTCCGCGCCGGTGAACGCGGCGTAGGCCTCCTCCGGCATGGACATGTACGCCGAGATGGGCACGCCGAAGAAGTTCGCGTCGAGGAAGGACTGCACGTCCGACGCCGGGAAGGCGTAGTTGGCGGTCTGGCGGTTCTCCTCGATGGACATGCCCAGTCCGCCGCCGGATGTGCCGGTGCGGTTAAACGAGCGCAGCACGTGGAGCAGGCCGATGAAGATCGGCATCTGCACGAGCGGGACGATGCAGGACGCGAGCGGGTTGGTGCCCATCTCGCGGTAGAGCTTCTGCGTCTCTTCCGCCATCTTCTGCTGGTCGTTCTTGTACTTCTCGCGGATCTCCTGCATCCGCGGCTGCATTTCCTGCATCTTGCGGGTGGACCGCATCTGGTTCACCATCGGCTTGAGCAGGAACAGGCGCACGGTGCACGTCAGCAGCACGATCGCGAGGATCCACGCGACGCCCGTGTCCTTGGGGATGACGTAGCCGATGACCTCGTGCCAAAACCTCAGCACCCAGGAAATCGGCCAATAGATAAAGTTCAGCACGTTCCGGTGTTACTCCTCACTCACTTCGATGCTGCCCGAGATGCTTCCCGGCACCGGGTCGTAGCCCCCGGGGTGCCAGGGGCCGCACTTGCACAGCCTGGCGGTGGCCATGAGCCCGCCGCGGACCGCGCCGTGCCGCGACACGGCCTCCAGCGCATACGCACTGCATACTGGCAGAAAACGACAGGTCCCGCCCATCTTAAGGGGTGAGACATACTTTTGGTAACCGCGGATGAGCCCGACCAGCGCTTTCGCGGCCGGCCCCTTCGCCTCGGGGATCTCGCCGCCGGCGAAGTTGACGTAGGCCATCAGCGCGTTCCCTGCGCCTTACCCAGCGCTTTGCGCAGGTCGCGGGCGAGCTCGTCGCTCGTCGCTCCCGCCGCGGGGGGTAGCGCACGGATAACGCAGTCCACGTTGCGCGGCAGCGTTGCCGCGACCCCCCGCTGGAGCACCACGTTGCGCAGCTTGCGCGACACGGCATGCCGCGTCACCGCGTTGCCCACCTGCTTGGATACCACGAGGCCGAAGCGCGGCCCGCCCTCGACGGCCACGTCCGGGCGGGTTCGCACATGGACCATT encodes:
- the yidC gene encoding membrane protein insertase YidC, giving the protein MLNFIYWPISWVLRFWHEVIGYVIPKDTGVAWILAIVLLTCTVRLFLLKPMVNQMRSTRKMQEMQPRMQEIREKYKNDQQKMAEETQKLYREMGTNPLASCIVPLVQMPIFIGLLHVLRSFNRTGTSGGGLGMSIEENRQTANYAFPASDVQSFLDANFFGVPISAYMSMPEEAYAAFTGAEDLTRAKIVAVCLPLLLLCAVFTHFNARLMVNRQQERRASGKVAAPTGENAAMMEAQMGMMNKMMLWFMPIMILATGIIWHVGLLFYMLTNNVWTFFQTILLNNKMDKEEAAEEARKVELKRTTAPAPGARKVDRRTKKQRKQGK
- the yidD gene encoding membrane protein insertion efficiency factor YidD — protein: MAYVNFAGGEIPEAKGPAAKALVGLIRGYQKYVSPLKMGGTCRFLPVCSAYALEAVSRHGAVRGGLMATARLCKCGPWHPGGYDPVPGSISGSIEVSEE
- the rnpA gene encoding ribonuclease P protein component, with the translated sequence MLPRPHKLTSSADFKAAMKEGVRAGSRTLMVHVRTRPDVAVEGGPRFGLVVSKQVGNAVTRHAVSRKLRNVVLQRGVAATLPRNVDCVIRALPPAAGATSDELARDLRKALGKAQGTR